The Canis aureus isolate CA01 chromosome 9, VMU_Caureus_v.1.0, whole genome shotgun sequence genome has a segment encoding these proteins:
- the LOC144321169 gene encoding uncharacterized protein LOC144321169 isoform X3, with translation MDLIEGIWREFLDPYDGDSDDPPRHPASGFSDCPRGAVSRPGSPRALRSGGPGGASSEEPPASKPPGRPSRGPAPLEADDVDMQPAEAGSPQARGRAARRSGSPDEDCGMWEDRWPRAPGPLLPAAGPPEPGRHAQGRGRVARPPPRLGSEKDKGPKLTLSKRKLELLLAEPEKTKRKRQYVAQSEQA, from the exons TTTTTAGATCCTTACGATGGCGATTCGGACGATCCCCCCCGTCATCCCGCCTCCGGCTTCAGCGACTGTCCTCGGGGGGCCGTGAGCCGTCCGGGGTCTCCGCGCGCACTCAGGAGCGGGGGCCCCGGAGGAGCCAGCTCGGAGGAGCCCCCCGCGTCGAAGCCCCCAGGCCGCCCGAGCCGGGGCCCCGCGCCCCTGGAGGCCGACGACGTGGACATGCAGCCCGCGGAGGCCGGCAGCCCCCAGGCCCGGGGGCGGGCGGCCAGGCGCTCGGGGTCCCCGGACGAGGACTGCGGGATGTGGGAGGACCGCTGGCCCCGGGCGCccggccccctcctccccgccgcgGGGCCCCCCGAGCCCGGCAGACACGCGCAGGGCCGCGGCAGAGTGGCCCGGCCGCCCCCCAGGCTCGGCAGCGAGAAGGACAAGGGGCCCAAGCTCACCCTCTCCAAGAGGAAACTGGAACTTTTACTTGCGGAGCCTGAGAAAACGAAGAGAAAGAGGCAGTATGTGGCCCAGAGCGAG CAGGCATGA